One part of the Panthera leo isolate Ple1 chromosome D4, P.leo_Ple1_pat1.1, whole genome shotgun sequence genome encodes these proteins:
- the GPR21 gene encoding probable G-protein coupled receptor 21 codes for MNSTLDGNQSSRPFCLLTFGYLETVNFCLLEVLIIVFLTVLIISGNIIVIFVFHCAPLLNHHTTSYFIQTMAYADLLVGVSCLVPSLSLLHYPLPVEESLTCQVFGFVVSVLKSVSMASLACISIDRYIAITKPLTYNTLVTPWRLRLCIFLIWLYSTLVFLPSFFHWGKPGYHGDVFQWCAESWHTDPYFTLFIVMMLYAPAALIVCFTYFNIFRICQQHTKEISERQARFSNQSGETGEVQSCSDKRYAMVLFRITSVFYILWLPYIIYFLLESSTGHSNRFASFLTTWLAISNSFCNCVIYSLSNSVFQRGLKRLSGAMCTSCASQTIAKDPYTVRSKDPLNGCHI; via the coding sequence ATGAACTCTACCTTGGATGGTAATCAGAGCAGCCGCCCTTTTTGCCTCTTGACATTTGGCTATTTGGAAACTGTCAATTTTTGCCTTTTGGAAGTATTGATTATTGTCTTTCTCACCGTATTGATTATTTCTGGCAACATCATTGTGATTTTTGTATTTCACTGTGCACCTTTGTTGAACCACCATACTACAAGTTATTTTATTCAGACTATGGCATATGCTGACCTCTTGGTTGGGGTAAGCTGCTTGGTCCCTTCTTTATCACTCCTCCACTACCCCCTCCCAGTAGAGGAGTCTTTGACTTGCCAAGTATTTGGTTTTGTAGTATCAGTTCTGAAAAGTGTCTCCATGGCCTCTCTGGCCTGTATCAGCATCGATAGATATATTGCCATCACTAAACCTTTAACCTATAATACTCTGGTTACACCTTGGAGACTACGCCTGTGTATTTTCCTAATTTGGCTATATTCCACCCTggtcttcctgccttcctttttccACTGGGGCAAACCTGGATATCATGGAGATGTGTTTCAGTGGTGTGCAGAGTCCTGGCACACCGACCCCTACTTCACCCTGTTCATCGTGATGATGTTATATGCCCCGGCAGCCCTCATTGTGTGCTTCACCTATTTCAACATCTTCCGCATCTGCCAACAGCACACAAAGGAAATCAGCGAAAGGCAAGCCCGCTTCAGCAACCAGAGTGGGGAGACTGGGGAGGTGCAGAGCTGTTCCGATAAGCGCTATGCCATGGTCCTGTTCCGAATTACTAGTGTATTTTACATCCTCTGGTTGCCATACATCATCTACTTCTTATTGGAGAGCTCCACTGGCCACAGCAACCGCTTCGCATCCTTCTTGACCACCTGGCTTGCTATTAGTAACAGTTTCTGTAACTGTGTCATTTATAGTCTCTCCAACAGTGTCTTCCAAAGGGGACTAAAGCGCCTCTCAGGGGCCATGTGTACTTCTTGTGCAAGTCAGACCATAGCTAAGGACCCTTACACAGTTAGGAGCAAAGACCCCCTTAACGGATGCCATATCTGA